A genome region from Blochmannia endosymbiont of Polyrhachis (Hedomyrma) turneri includes the following:
- the ileS gene encoding isoleucine--tRNA ligase — translation MIDYKKTLNLPVTKFSMRGNLLNCEPMILENWYNHNLYKILRIVKHGKNMFFLHDGPPYANGKIHLGHAVNKVLKDIVVKSRNFMGYDVPYIPGWDCHGLPIELKVEESIISNKCDCDNEISDRDFRFMCRQYAYTQIDQQKKDFIRLGVLGDWDGSYSTMDFVTEANIIRCLGEVIDQGYLYRGIKPVHWCINCCSVLAEAEVEYKNHISPSVYVEFIAFDSYGLSIKFGCVNFKYSISFIVWTTTPWTLPGNRALAVHPEYDYCLVKIHNKCYIVAVILLDDVIRRLGYLNYKLFGVIKGKHLEWSLFKHPFMSFDVPVVLADYVLSTVGTGVVHIAPGHGIEDYNVAQQYHLEIFNLIDSYGHYKCNILSCLDNLKVFDSNHVIISLLRTCGALLYFEEWEHSYPHCWRHKTPIIFRATFQWFISLDHCDLRRKCLSAIDDMCWIPNNGKSSMKSMVLNRPDWCISRQRRWGVPITVFLHKQDGTLHPRTVELIEIVARMVEKFGVQAWWDLNPEDIIGSDVNEYNRVYDVLDVWFDSGSTYFSAIAYVRDEFKNSIPDIYLEGSDQYRGWFMSALLLSLIIKEQSPCKLIVSHGFSVDFQGKKMSKSVGNVINPQEIVNKFGADVLRLWIASNDYTTEMVFSDENIQSSTITYRRIRNTVRFILGNLSDFDPNQDIVDPEDMVVLDRWIVSRALSVQLDIISDYENYNFHNIVKRIMCFCSVELGSFYLDVIKDRQYVVKKNSIARKSSQSALYHIIEAMVRWIAPIISFTAAEIWSYIPGERSLHVFVEEWYDGLFSMDASEIMNENYWNLFLQIRGEVNKVLEKAREDGYIGSSLEAGIILYAQSKLSALLNQLGHELHFGFLTSSARVVDFYDLNEKKSVYRQNVMEGLSIGLEKAVGSKCQRCWHYTLDVGIVGSYPDICSRCLENIFGKGEARMFI, via the coding sequence ATGATTGATTATAAAAAAACTTTAAATTTACCAGTTACAAAATTTTCAATGCGTGGGAATTTGTTAAATTGCGAGCCTATGATATTAGAAAATTGGTACAATCACAACTTGTATAAAATACTTCGCATTGTAAAACATGGCAAGAATATGTTTTTTTTACATGATGGGCCGCCTTATGCTAATGGGAAGATTCATCTTGGTCATGCGGTTAATAAAGTTCTTAAAGACATTGTTGTTAAATCAAGGAATTTCATGGGATATGATGTTCCATATATTCCTGGTTGGGATTGTCATGGTTTGCCTATTGAGTTAAAAGTTGAAGAATCAATTATTAGTAATAAGTGTGATTGTGATAATGAAATAAGTGATAGAGATTTTCGTTTTATGTGTCGGCAATACGCATATACGCAGATTGATCAACAAAAAAAAGATTTTATCAGATTAGGTGTTTTGGGGGATTGGGACGGTAGTTATTCAACTATGGATTTTGTTACCGAAGCAAATATAATTCGATGTTTAGGTGAAGTCATTGATCAAGGTTATTTGTATAGAGGTATTAAACCTGTGCATTGGTGTATTAATTGTTGTTCTGTTTTAGCAGAAGCGGAAGTAGAATATAAAAATCATATATCTCCTTCTGTGTATGTAGAGTTTATTGCATTTGATAGTTATGGTCTTTCAATTAAGTTTGGATGTGTGAATTTTAAATATTCCATTTCGTTTATAGTATGGACTACTACTCCATGGACATTGCCTGGTAATCGTGCTCTTGCTGTACATCCAGAATATGATTATTGTTTAGTGAAAATACATAACAAGTGTTATATTGTTGCTGTAATATTATTAGATGATGTTATTCGTCGCTTGGGTTATTTAAATTATAAACTTTTTGGTGTTATTAAAGGGAAACATTTAGAATGGTCGTTATTTAAACATCCATTTATGTCATTTGATGTTCCTGTTGTTCTTGCTGATTATGTATTATCAACTGTTGGTACTGGTGTAGTACATATTGCGCCTGGGCATGGAATAGAGGATTATAATGTAGCCCAACAGTATCATTTAGAAATTTTTAATTTAATTGATTCTTATGGTCATTATAAATGTAATATATTATCTTGTTTGGATAATTTAAAAGTATTTGATTCTAATCATGTAATTATTTCTTTATTGAGAACATGTGGAGCACTTTTATATTTTGAGGAGTGGGAACATAGCTATCCTCATTGTTGGCGGCATAAAACTCCAATAATATTTCGTGCTACTTTTCAATGGTTTATTAGTTTAGATCACTGTGATTTACGGCGGAAATGTTTAAGTGCGATAGATGATATGTGTTGGATCCCAAATAATGGAAAATCAAGCATGAAATCAATGGTTCTCAATAGACCAGATTGGTGTATTTCACGTCAGCGTCGGTGGGGGGTGCCAATAACTGTTTTTTTACATAAACAAGATGGGACTTTACATCCTCGTACCGTAGAATTAATAGAGATAGTAGCAAGAATGGTAGAAAAATTTGGTGTGCAAGCGTGGTGGGATTTAAATCCTGAGGATATTATAGGGAGTGATGTGAATGAATATAATAGAGTATATGATGTACTTGATGTTTGGTTTGATTCTGGTTCCACGTATTTTTCGGCAATTGCTTATGTTCGTGATGAATTTAAAAATAGTATACCTGATATATATTTAGAGGGATCTGATCAGTATCGTGGGTGGTTTATGTCTGCTTTATTGTTATCTTTGATAATAAAAGAACAATCTCCCTGTAAATTAATTGTATCTCATGGATTTAGTGTAGATTTTCAGGGAAAAAAGATGTCTAAATCTGTTGGTAATGTTATTAATCCACAAGAGATTGTAAATAAATTTGGTGCAGATGTTTTGCGTTTATGGATTGCTTCTAATGATTATACTACAGAAATGGTATTTTCTGATGAAAATATACAATCTTCTACTATTACATATCGTAGAATTCGGAATACTGTGCGTTTTATTTTAGGTAATCTTAGCGATTTTGATCCCAATCAAGATATTGTTGATCCTGAAGATATGGTGGTTCTAGATCGTTGGATTGTTAGTCGTGCTTTATCTGTACAATTAGATATTATTTCAGATTATGAAAATTATAATTTTCATAATATAGTTAAAAGGATTATGTGTTTTTGTTCAGTAGAGTTGGGGTCTTTTTATTTAGATGTTATTAAAGATCGTCAATATGTAGTTAAAAAGAATAGTATTGCTAGAAAAAGTTCGCAAAGTGCGTTATATCATATTATTGAGGCCATGGTGCGTTGGATTGCTCCTATTATTTCTTTTACCGCGGCCGAAATTTGGAGTTATATTCCCGGAGAACGTTCACTGCATGTTTTCGTGGAGGAGTGGTATGATGGTTTATTTAGTATGGATGCCTCTGAAATAATGAATGAAAATTACTGGAATCTGTTTTTACAAATTCGTGGTGAAGTTAATAAAGTTCTTGAAAAGGCGCGTGAAGATGGATATATTGGTTCCTCATTAGAGGCAGGAATTATTTTATACGCACAGTCAAAGTTATCAGCGTTATTAAATCAGTTAGGTCATGAGTTACATTTTGGTTTTTTGACATCATCAGCAAGGGTGGTTGATTTCTATGATTTAAATGAAAAAAAGAGTGTATATAGGCAGAACGTAATGGAAGGATTGAGTATTGGTTTAGAAAAGGCAGTAGGAAGTAAGTGTCAACGTTGTTGGCATTATACTTTAGATGTTGGAATTGTTGGTTCTTATCCAGATATATGTTCTCGTTGTTTAGAAAATATTTTTGGAAAAGGAGAAGCGCGAATGTTTATTTAG
- the ribF gene encoding bifunctional riboflavin kinase/FAD synthetase, which produces MEFIRGIHNLRSCHRGCALTIGNFDGFHRGHQLLILKLQQIGINRGLPIMVMIFEPQPQEYFFGMSVRLTSLRDKVKYLSNAGIDMLLCVFFNAKFSSLSPCAFISDILVKKLNVRLIYIGDNFCFGANRQGNFNFLKKMSYNFGFEVMKINTCIDNCGDRISSTAIRNALVEDRLGNAEILLGHVYSISGRVMHGSQLGTFIGFPTLNISLKKSQRLPINGVYAVEVYGISDHLSLLGVANIGNCPTVHRFRQPRLEVYLLDHVIDVYGCYIQVLIRAKIRNEQKFSSISELRDQIKYDVMNVRKYFNSK; this is translated from the coding sequence ATGGAGTTTATTCGTGGTATTCATAATTTAAGATCTTGTCATCGTGGTTGTGCATTGACCATTGGTAATTTTGATGGTTTTCATCGTGGACATCAGTTATTAATTTTAAAATTACAACAAATTGGGATAAATCGTGGATTGCCAATCATGGTGATGATTTTTGAACCTCAACCACAAGAATATTTTTTTGGTATGTCTGTGCGATTAACTTCCTTGCGTGATAAAGTAAAATATTTATCTAATGCTGGTATAGATATGTTGTTATGTGTATTTTTTAATGCAAAATTTTCATCTCTTTCACCGTGTGCATTTATTTCTGATATTTTAGTTAAAAAATTAAATGTTAGATTAATATACATTGGTGATAATTTTTGTTTTGGTGCTAATCGTCAGGGTAATTTTAATTTTTTAAAAAAAATGAGTTACAATTTTGGGTTTGAAGTTATGAAAATTAATACTTGTATTGATAATTGTGGGGATCGTATAAGTAGCACTGCTATACGTAATGCATTAGTGGAGGACAGATTGGGGAATGCCGAGATATTGCTTGGGCATGTTTATTCAATATCTGGTCGCGTGATGCATGGGTCGCAATTAGGTACTTTTATTGGTTTTCCGACATTGAATATATCGTTAAAAAAATCGCAAAGGTTGCCGATCAATGGTGTATATGCAGTAGAGGTGTATGGTATATCTGATCATTTATCGTTATTAGGGGTAGCAAATATTGGAAATTGTCCTACAGTTCACAGATTTCGTCAACCAAGATTAGAAGTGTATTTACTAGATCATGTAATTGATGTATATGGTTGTTATATTCAGGTATTAATACGTGCTAAAATTCGTAATGAACAAAAATTTTCATCAATTTCAGAATTGAGAGATCAAATTAAATATGATGTAATGAATGTTAGAAAATATTTTAATAGTAAGTAG
- the lspA gene encoding signal peptidase II — protein sequence MNAQLIYFSNLKWLFLSLVIMFFDLMTKFLVMNNCVYGKPIFIFSCVNCYYVHNFGVAFSLLSHIGIKYNALLSCIIILIILVLVFMLCCLDINSSYFFKIGYSVIIGGALGNVFNRIYYGVVIDFIDFHIGYWHWPTFNVADLGIFVGVVCIILSNKV from the coding sequence ATGAATGCCCAATTAATTTATTTTTCAAATTTGAAATGGCTGTTTTTATCATTAGTAATCATGTTTTTTGATTTGATGACCAAGTTTTTGGTGATGAATAATTGTGTATATGGTAAACCAATTTTTATTTTTTCATGTGTTAATTGTTATTATGTTCATAATTTTGGTGTAGCTTTTAGTTTGTTAAGTCATATTGGTATTAAATATAACGCTCTTTTATCTTGTATTATAATATTAATTATTTTGGTATTAGTGTTTATGTTGTGTTGTTTAGATATTAATAGCAGTTATTTTTTTAAGATAGGATATTCAGTGATTATTGGTGGTGCGTTAGGTAATGTATTTAATCGTATATATTATGGTGTAGTTATTGATTTTATTGATTTTCATATAGGTTATTGGCATTGGCCGACGTTTAATGTTGCTGATTTAGGCATTTTTGTTGGTGTTGTATGTATTATATTAAGTAATAAGGTATAA
- the dnaJ gene encoding molecular chaperone DnaJ: MAKSDYYEILGVSKNADEREIKKSYKRLAIKFHPDRNPGNVTAEAKFKEIKEAYEVLSDAQKRAAYDQYGHSVFEQGGMSGNNTGEADFGDIFGDVFGDIFGGGRRKRASRGSDVRYDLTLSLEEAVRGITKEIRIPILAKCDVCRGTGARSAASIVTCSTCRGQGQIQIRQGFFSVQQTCPGCRGHGKIVKEVCNNCRGHGRVEKFKTLSVKIPSGVDVGDRIRLSGEGEAGEHGAASGDLYVQVQIRKHPIFSREEKNLYCEVPINFAMAALGGEIEVPTLDGRVKLKIPSETQTGRLFRMRGKGVRSIKGGGQGDLLCRVVVETPVRLNDRQKQLLRELSDSFGGPNGINQNSPRSKSFFDGVKKFFDDLTS, encoded by the coding sequence ATGGCAAAATCGGACTATTATGAGATTTTAGGTGTTTCTAAAAACGCGGATGAGCGTGAAATAAAAAAGTCCTATAAACGTTTGGCGATTAAGTTTCATCCAGATCGGAATCCAGGAAATGTTACTGCTGAAGCTAAATTTAAGGAAATTAAAGAAGCATATGAGGTTTTAAGTGATGCTCAAAAGCGGGCGGCATATGACCAGTATGGTCATTCTGTTTTTGAGCAAGGTGGTATGAGTGGCAATAATACTGGAGAGGCTGATTTTGGTGATATTTTCGGTGATGTATTTGGCGATATTTTCGGTGGTGGACGGCGGAAACGGGCTTCTCGGGGGTCAGACGTAAGATATGATTTGACGCTTAGTCTTGAGGAAGCTGTTCGTGGTATAACCAAAGAAATTCGTATTCCAATTTTAGCAAAATGTGATGTTTGTCGTGGTACTGGAGCTAGGTCAGCTGCATCCATTGTTACGTGTTCAACTTGTCGTGGTCAAGGTCAAATACAAATACGTCAGGGTTTTTTTTCTGTGCAGCAGACTTGTCCAGGTTGTCGCGGGCATGGTAAAATTGTTAAAGAAGTGTGTAATAATTGTCGTGGACATGGTAGGGTTGAAAAATTTAAAACTTTGTCTGTTAAAATTCCTTCTGGCGTTGATGTTGGTGATAGAATTCGTTTATCTGGTGAAGGAGAGGCTGGTGAACACGGCGCGGCCTCTGGTGATTTGTATGTACAGGTACAAATTCGTAAGCATCCTATTTTTAGTCGAGAAGAGAAGAATTTGTATTGTGAGGTACCAATTAATTTTGCTATGGCAGCATTAGGGGGTGAAATTGAGGTTCCAACTTTGGATGGTCGTGTTAAGTTAAAAATACCTTCAGAAACGCAAACTGGACGGTTGTTTCGGATGAGAGGTAAAGGTGTGAGGTCTATTAAAGGTGGTGGTCAAGGTGATTTATTGTGTAGAGTAGTGGTGGAGACCCCGGTAAGGCTTAATGACAGACAAAAACAATTATTGAGGGAACTATCGGATAGTTTCGGTGGACCGAATGGTATTAATCAAAATAGTCCGCGGTCAAAGAGTTTTTTTGATGGAGTAAAAAAATTTTTTGATGATTTAACGAGCTAA
- the rpsT gene encoding 30S ribosomal protein S20: protein MPNIQSAKKRMIQSLKRKKHNTSQRSMLRTFIKKVLNAINLGNKNTAKNAFFNMQIIIDRLANKKLIHKNKSARHKSKLIKRINNMK, encoded by the coding sequence ATGCCTAATATTCAATCAGCAAAAAAACGAATGATACAATCTCTGAAACGAAAAAAACATAACACCAGTCAACGATCAATGTTACGTACTTTTATAAAAAAAGTATTAAATGCTATCAATTTAGGAAATAAAAACACAGCAAAAAACGCATTTTTTAACATGCAAATAATCATTGACAGATTAGCTAACAAAAAATTAATTCATAAAAACAAATCCGCTCGTCATAAATCAAAATTAATAAAACGTATTAATAATATGAAATAA